The Niallia circulans nucleotide sequence TACAGCGACTAATATGTACACAATGATATTAGTTGGCGGACTGTTACTTGTCTCTGGTATTGTTGTTTTGATTTATCGAAAAGTAAAACACGCTTAATAAAGGAATAGACCTAGGTAGATAGCTTCTACTTAGGTCTATTTTTTTTGTATAAAAGTAAGTATTTCATTGACGAAAAATGTCAGTATCTTTATAGTAGTAATATATATTACTACTAAAAGGGAGAGATTATGGAACAAATAATTGAGCAGTTTGAAAGGCTTGGCTTTTCTAAAAACGAAGCCAAGGTTTATATGGCATTGTTGAGTGAGCCTGCAATCAACGGATATGAAATTAGTAAAAGAAGCGGTGTACCACGTTCAATGGTTTATACAGTTATCGCAAAGCTAATAGCAAAAGAAGCGATCGTTGAATTACGAACAGAACCACCAACCTATACACCAATTTCAGTTAAAGAGCTTATATTAACGCAAAAACGGCAAACAGAGGAAACACTCTTATTTTTGGAAAAGGAATTGCAAGTTATTGAAAAGCCAGTTGAAATAAATGTAATTAAGCATATGGAGGGCAGAGTTAAAATCGTACAGGCAGTCCAGAAGCTTATGAACGAAGCCGATGATGAAATTTGGCTGTCTTTATGGAAAGAAGAAATGGACGACTTACGAAGTACTGCGGAAGAACAAGGGCGAAAAGGCAAAAGATTATATTCCATGCTGTTTACAAATGAAGAGACGGAATCTTTTGGTAAGGCATTTTATCACCGTAGTGAAACAGCCTCAATTGAAAAAAACAGAATGGAGCAAAGGCTAACTATCGTGATTCAAGACAATACAGAGGTACTTATCGCAGGCTTTATAACAGGACAAATTCCGCAAGCAATTCAGACAGCTGAACCGATGCTTGTTCTTTTGGCGAAGGAATATATTCGCCACGATATGATGATGAAAGCAGTGAGTGAGAAAATCGGCGATGCTGCACTTGATTCCATCTGGCAAGGCGATGATCTTTTAAATTATATTGTGAGGAATATAAAGCAGTAAGCTTCTATGTATCATTGTGAATTTACTAATGGAGATGAATGAAATGACAAGTGAGTTATATAAGGACAATGCCTATATAAAGGAATGTGAGACAAATATAAGTTCAGTTAAG carries:
- a CDS encoding TrmB family transcriptional regulator; translated protein: MEQIIEQFERLGFSKNEAKVYMALLSEPAINGYEISKRSGVPRSMVYTVIAKLIAKEAIVELRTEPPTYTPISVKELILTQKRQTEETLLFLEKELQVIEKPVEINVIKHMEGRVKIVQAVQKLMNEADDEIWLSLWKEEMDDLRSTAEEQGRKGKRLYSMLFTNEETESFGKAFYHRSETASIEKNRMEQRLTIVIQDNTEVLIAGFITGQIPQAIQTAEPMLVLLAKEYIRHDMMMKAVSEKIGDAALDSIWQGDDLLNYIVRNIKQ